In Mustela nigripes isolate SB6536 chromosome 2, MUSNIG.SB6536, whole genome shotgun sequence, a single window of DNA contains:
- the ADAMTS1 gene encoding A disintegrin and metalloproteinase with thrombospondin motifs 1, with product MGNAEPARRPRGSQPAPALLLLAAATTLLLLPGARGRPAEEDEELVQPALERAPGHTTTHLRLDAFGRRLHLELQPDRGFLAPGFTLQTVGRRPGPDALGPDAAGDLAHCFYSGTVNGDSGSAAALSLCEGVRGAFYLQGEEYFIQPAPVAATVRLAPAAAAAAAAGEEPPERPQFHLLRRRRRGGGGAKCGVTDDETRLGRGEGPAGEDAGAQWPRRDPAPQRAGQPTGTGSIRKKRFVSSHRYVETMLVADQSMAEFHGSGLKHYLLTLFSVAARLYKHPSIRNSVSLVVVKILVIYEEQKGPEVTSNAALTLRNFCNWQKQHNPPSDRDGEHYDTAILFTRQDLCGAQTCDTLGMADVGTICDPSRSCSVIEDDGLQAAFTTAHELGHVFNMPHDDAKQCAGINGIDQNSHMMASMLSNLNHSQPWSPCSAYMITSFLDNGHGECLMDKPQSPIQLPSDLPGTLYDANRQCQFTFGEESKHCLDAASTCTTLWCTGTSGGLLVCQTKHFPWADGTSCAEGRWCINGKCVNKTDKMHFHTPVHGSWGPWGPWGECSRTCGGGVQYTMRECDNPVPKNGGKYCEGKRVRYRSCNIEDCPDNNGKTFREEQCEAHNEFSKVSFGSGPAVEWTPKYAGVSPKDRCKLICQAKGVGFFFVLQPKVVDGTPCSPDSTSVCVQGQCVKAGCDRIIDSKKKFDKCGVCGGNGSTCKKTSGSVTSAKPGYHDIITIPAGATNIEVKQRNHRGSRNNGSYLAIKAADGTYILNGDFTLSTLEQDISYKGTVLRYSGSSASLERIRSFSPLKEPITIQVLTVGNAFRPKIKYTYFVKKKKESFNAIPTFSEWVIEEWSECSKSCGLGWQRRLVECRDINGQPASECAKEVKPASTRPCADLPCPHWQLGDWSPCSKTCGKGYKKRTLQCLSQDGGVLSHESCDPLKKPKHYIDFCTMAECS from the exons ATGGGGAACGCGGAGCCAGCGCGGCGGCCTCGGGGCTCACAGCCTGCGCCCGCGCTGCTTCTACTCGCGGCGGCTACGACTCTGCTGCTTCTGCCGGGCGCGCGCGGGCGCCCCGCAGAGGAAGACGAAGAGTTGGTGCAGCCCGCATTGGAGCGCGCACCGGGACACACCACCACGCACCTTCGCCTGGACGCCTTCGGCCGGCGGCTGCACTTGGAGCTGCAGCCCGACCGCGGCTTCCTGGCGCCGGGTTTCACACTGCAGACCGTGGGGCGCAGGCCCGGGCCCGACGCGCTCGGTCCGGACGCCGCCGGCGACCTGGCGCACTGCTTCTACTCCGGCACGGTGAACGGCGACTCCGGCTCGGCCGCAGCTCTCAGCCTCTGCGAGGGCGTGCGCGGCGCCTTCTACCTGCAGGGCGAGGAATACTTCATCCAGCCCGCGCCGGTCGCCGCCACCGTGCGTCTCGCCccagctgccgccgccgccgccgccgccggggagGAGCCGCCGGAGCGACCCCAGTTCCATCTCCTGCGGCGGaggcggcggggcggcggcggcgccaaGTGCGGGGTCACTGACGACGAGACCCGGCTTGGGAGGGGCGAGGGGCCGGCGGGCGAGGACGCCGGAGCGCAGTGGCCGCGGCGGGACCCGGCGCCGCAGCGGGCGGGACAGCCGACAG GAACTGGAAGCATAAGAAAGAAGCGATTTGTGTCCAGCCACCGCTATGTGGAAACTATGCTGGTGGCTGACCAGTCAATGGCAGAGTTTCACGGCAGTGGCCTGAAGCACTACCTCCTGACCCTGTTCTCCGTGGCAGCCAGGCTGTACAAACACCCTAGCATTCGGAATTCAGTGAGCCTGGTGGTCGTGAAGATCCTGGTCATCTACGAGGAACAGAAGGGGCCGGAAGTGACCTCCAACGCGGCCCTCACCTTACGGAACTTCTGCAACTGGCAAAAACAGCACAACCCACCCAGTGACCGGGATGGAGAACACTATGACACGGCGATTCTCTTCACCAGACAG GACCTGTGTGGGGCCCAGACCTGTGACACTCTTGGGATGGCTGATGTTGGAACTATTTGTGACCCCAGCCGAAGCTGCTCAGTCATAGAAGATGATGGCTTGCAAGCCGCCTTCACCACAGCTCATGAACTAG GCCACGTGTTTAACATGCCCCATGATGATGCAAAGCAGTGCGCCGGCATTAATGGCATCGACCAGAATTCCCACATGATGGCGTCAATGCTTTCCAACCTGAACCACAGCCAGCCTTGGTCTCCCTGCAGTGCCTACATGATTACGTCATTTCTGGATAATGGTCACG GGGAATGTTTGATGGACAAGCCCCAGAGCCCCATCCAGCTCCCCTCGGATCTCCCCGGGACCTTGTATGATGCCAACCGGCAATGCCAATTTACGTTCGGGGAGGAGTCCAAACACTGCCTAGATGCGGCCAGCACTTGCACGACCCTCTGGTGCACGGGCACCTCCGGCGGCTTGCTGGTGTGCCAAACCAAACACTTCCCTTGGGCAGACGGCACCAGCTGTGCGGAAGGGAGATGGTGTATCAACGGCAAGTGTGTGAACAAGACGGACAAGATGCACTTCCAT ACTCCTGTTCATGGAAGCTGGGGGCCGTGGGGACCCTGGGGAGAATGTTCGAGAACGTGTGGTGGAGGAGTTCAGTACACAATGAGGGAATGTGACAACCCCGTCCCCAAAAACGGAGGGAAGTACTGTGAAGGCAAGCGTGTGCGCTACAGGTCATGTAACATTGAAGACTGTCCAGACAACAATG GAAAAACCTTTAGAGAGGAACAATGTGAGGCACACAATGAGTTTTCTAAAGTTTCCTTTGGGAGCGGGCCCGCGGTGGAGTGGACACCCAAGTACGCTGGAGTCTCCCCCAAGGACAGGTGCAAGCTCATCTGCCAAGCCAAAGGCGTCGGCTTCTTCTTCGTCTTGCAGCCCAAG gTGGTGGACGGTACCCCGTGTAGCCCAGATTCCACCTCCGTCTGCGTGCAAGGACAGTGTGTAAAAGCTGGCTGTGATCGCATCATAGATTCCAAAAAGAAGTTTGATAAATGTGGCGTCTGTGGAGGAAACGGATCCACGTGCAAGAAAACCTCAGGATCGGTGACCAGTGCAAA ACCTGGCTATCACGATATCATCACAATTCCGGCTGGAGCGACAAACATTGAAGTGAAGCAACGGAATCACCGGGGATCCAGAAACAATGGGAGCTATCTCGCCATCAAAGCTGCGGATGGCACCTATATCCTGAACGGCGACTTCACTCTGTCCACCTTAGAGCAGGACATTTCCTACAAAGGGACCGTCCTAAGGTACAGCGGGTCCTCCGCCTCGCTGGAACGAATCCGCAGCTTCAGTCCGCTCAAAGAGCCCATAACCATCCAGGTCCTCACGGTGGGCAACGCCTTCCGTCCCAAAATCAAATACACCTATTttgtgaagaagaagaaggagtcTTTCAACGCCATCCCTACTTTCTCCGAATGGGTCATCGAGGAGTGGAGCGAATGCTCCAAGTCGTGCGGGCTGGGCTGGCAGCGGAGGCTGGTGGAGTGCCGTGACATCAACGGGCAGCCCGCCTCTGAGTGTGCGAAGGAAGTGAAGCCGGCCAGCACCAGACCCTGCGCCgacctgccctgcccccactggCAGCTAGGGGATTGGTCCCCATGTTCCAAGACTTGCGGGAAGGGTTACAAAAAGAGAACCTTGCAGTGTCTGTCTCAGGATGGGGGGGTGCTGTCTCACGAGAGCTGTGATCCTTTAAAGAAACCGAAGCATTACATAGATTTTTGCACGATGGCGGAATGTAGTTAA